In the Caballeronia sp. LZ062 genome, one interval contains:
- a CDS encoding cytochrome ubiquinol oxidase subunit I — protein sequence MHIDPVLLSRFQFAWVIAFHILLPAFTVGLACFIATLEVNWWITKRDVYRRLSAFWLKIFAVSFGMGVVSGIVMPFQFGTNWSRYADRTANVVGPLMGYEVLTAFFLESAFLGVLLFGRKLVPQWAHVMSALFVAIGTLISSFWILAVNSWMQTPQGYRLLPDGRFEVVSFFDVIFSPSFPFRLSHTVSAFLVTTAFVILGVGAMYMRQGRAIEESRVMLKMSLIFLIIMVPVQMVLGDAHGLNTLKHQPAKLAAMEALWESGSRVPANLFSIPDQDEERNHFEISVPVLGSIYLTHDPNGYVRGLKDFPREDRPPVAVVFFAFHIMVGIAMLMFLVVLSGIVLFARGKLERSRRWLRAATFAMPLGFIAVLAGWTTTEAGRQPWTVYGVLRTRDSVTPSLTTGDVGLSWLLYVLAYCVIFGSGYILLRRLVRIGPSEATQGHENELLQPKTRAARPLSAVSSGGDTSRQTADVAPSDDIVPPRRPN from the coding sequence ATGCATATCGATCCGGTGCTGCTCTCGCGCTTTCAGTTCGCGTGGGTGATTGCGTTCCATATCTTGCTGCCGGCTTTCACCGTCGGGCTCGCCTGTTTCATCGCCACGCTGGAAGTCAACTGGTGGATCACCAAGCGCGACGTCTACCGGCGTTTGTCGGCGTTCTGGCTCAAGATTTTCGCGGTGTCGTTCGGCATGGGCGTGGTGTCGGGCATCGTGATGCCGTTTCAGTTCGGCACCAACTGGAGCCGCTACGCCGACCGCACCGCGAATGTCGTCGGCCCCTTGATGGGTTATGAAGTGCTCACCGCGTTCTTCCTGGAGTCGGCGTTTCTCGGCGTGCTGCTGTTCGGCCGCAAGCTCGTGCCGCAATGGGCGCATGTGATGTCCGCGCTTTTCGTCGCGATCGGCACGCTCATCTCGTCGTTCTGGATTCTCGCCGTCAACAGCTGGATGCAAACGCCGCAAGGCTACCGTCTGCTCCCCGATGGCCGCTTCGAAGTGGTGAGCTTCTTCGACGTGATCTTTTCGCCGTCGTTTCCGTTCCGGCTGAGCCATACGGTGAGCGCGTTTCTCGTGACCACCGCCTTCGTGATTCTCGGCGTCGGCGCCATGTACATGCGTCAGGGCCGCGCGATCGAGGAAAGCCGCGTGATGCTGAAGATGTCGCTGATCTTTCTCATCATCATGGTGCCGGTGCAGATGGTGCTCGGCGACGCGCACGGCCTCAACACGCTCAAGCACCAGCCGGCCAAGCTCGCCGCGATGGAGGCGCTCTGGGAGTCCGGCTCGCGCGTGCCCGCCAATCTCTTTTCGATTCCCGATCAGGACGAAGAGCGTAACCACTTCGAAATCTCCGTGCCGGTGCTCGGCAGCATCTATCTGACGCACGATCCGAACGGCTACGTGCGCGGGCTCAAGGACTTTCCGCGCGAGGACCGTCCGCCTGTCGCGGTCGTGTTCTTTGCGTTCCACATCATGGTCGGTATCGCCATGCTGATGTTCCTGGTGGTGCTGTCCGGCATCGTGCTCTTCGCGCGCGGCAAGCTGGAACGCAGCCGGCGATGGCTGCGCGCGGCCACGTTCGCGATGCCGCTCGGCTTCATCGCCGTGCTCGCCGGCTGGACCACGACCGAAGCGGGCCGCCAGCCGTGGACCGTGTACGGCGTCCTGCGCACGCGCGACTCCGTGACGCCGTCGCTCACTACCGGCGACGTCGGCTTGTCGTGGCTGCTGTACGTGCTCGCGTATTGCGTGATCTTCGGCTCGGGCTACATCCTGTTGCGGCGTCTCGTACGCATCGGTCCGTCGGAGGCCACGCAGGGCCACGAGAACGAACTGCTTCAGCCGAAGACGCGCGCGGCGCGGCCGCTCTCGGCGGTTTCCTCGGGCGGCGATACGTCGCGACAAACGGCGGACGTCGCGCCGAGCGACGACATCGTGCCGCCGCGCCGGCCCAACTAG
- the sugE gene encoding quaternary ammonium compound efflux SMR transporter SugE, whose protein sequence is MSWILLFIAGLLEVAWAAGLKTSEGFTKLGPSVFTLVTAVGSFVLLALAMRQLPLGTAYAVWTGIGAVGAFVFGIVFMGEAVSAARIVSAVLIVAGLIGLKLTSGH, encoded by the coding sequence ATGTCCTGGATTCTTCTTTTCATCGCCGGCCTGCTGGAAGTCGCGTGGGCAGCGGGGCTCAAGACGTCCGAAGGTTTCACGAAGCTCGGGCCGTCCGTCTTCACGCTCGTCACGGCCGTCGGCAGCTTCGTGCTGCTCGCGCTCGCCATGCGCCAGTTGCCGCTCGGCACCGCGTATGCGGTGTGGACGGGCATCGGGGCGGTCGGCGCGTTCGTGTTCGGGATCGTGTTCATGGGCGAGGCGGTGTCGGCGGCGCGCATCGTGAGCGCTGTGCTCATCGTCGCGGGGCTGATCGGGCTCAAGCTCACGTCGGGCCACTGA
- a CDS encoding DUF4126 domain-containing protein — protein sequence MLESLSLAAGLSWASGLRLYLTVFVAGLFERMGVIHLPDTLAVLASPWVIGVAAVLAVVEFLADKIPALDSLWDAIHTLIRIPAGAVLAAGSLGHADPTLLTIAALAGGTLAGASHFAKAGTRALINLSPEPVSNWAASATEDVGATLGLVLAFFVPLLFLVMLIAFLVVAGWALPRLVRGVHGGVSRMAKHMLPGTHNPISRLRSKHD from the coding sequence ATGCTGGAGTCACTTTCGCTCGCTGCGGGCTTGTCATGGGCGAGCGGGCTGCGCCTGTACCTCACGGTCTTCGTCGCCGGCCTTTTCGAGCGCATGGGCGTCATTCATCTGCCGGATACGCTCGCGGTGCTCGCCTCGCCTTGGGTGATCGGCGTCGCGGCGGTGCTCGCGGTCGTCGAATTTCTCGCCGACAAAATTCCCGCGCTCGATTCCCTGTGGGACGCCATTCATACGCTGATTCGCATTCCGGCGGGCGCCGTGCTGGCGGCAGGCTCGCTCGGCCACGCCGATCCGACGCTGCTTACCATCGCCGCGCTCGCGGGCGGTACGCTCGCCGGGGCGTCACATTTCGCGAAGGCGGGCACGCGCGCGCTCATCAATCTTTCGCCGGAGCCGGTGTCGAATTGGGCGGCATCCGCCACCGAAGACGTCGGCGCGACGCTCGGACTCGTGCTCGCGTTCTTCGTGCCGCTCTTGTTCCTCGTCATGCTGATCGCGTTTCTGGTGGTCGCCGGCTGGGCGCTGCCGCGTCTCGTGCGCGGCGTGCATGGCGGCGTCTCGCGCATGGCCAAGCACATGCTGCCGGGCACGCATAACCCCATCAGCCGCCTGCGGAGCAAGCACGATTGA
- a CDS encoding ABC transporter permease: MSTAANDKPAAKASHAPHHTHPSARLDFLQTVRQSWRMTARDWRAGELTMLLLALVLAVAALSSVGFLADRMRQGLARDARQMIAADFVVRADHPVDPMFAQEARALGLDTAGTTIFPSMVSSGGQTPLSRLAAIKGVTPGYPLRGALRIAPGADAADAPAQGIPAPGTVWVDPALLDALKTKVGGAVKVGTRTFTVAAVITREMDRGFSFVNFSPRLMMRADEIAGTGLIGYGSRVTYRLLVAGLDAQVERFAQFARGKTDGGKLRGVALESLSDGQPQVRQTIDRASHFLTLVSLLTALLAAVAIAMAAHRFARRHLDGCAAMRCLGVSQRTLRALFVNEFLAIGVIGSVAGIVLGFIGHLVLLHALGSLVDVELPQASVWPALQGIAMGLVLLLGFALPPLLPLTRVPPVHVIRRELGDASRVAYAAYGVGVLLFAALLVIAAGELKLGVIVAGGFAAGLLLFGVIARAALWAAARFVRRERSRAGVGWRYALASLERRSGGSALQITALGIGLMCLLLIGMTRNDLIKGWRDATPPDAPNEFLIDIQPDQRDGVLAYLHGHGQPDAVLSPMVRARLIAINGKAVNPDSYDKPDAKRLVDREFNLSYTTALPDDNRVTQGAWYGTSGKPQVSMEEGIAKTIRVKMGDMLRFDVAGLPVEAPVTSLRKVDWNSFKVNFFVLMPPEALADLPATFITSFHLPANDQRMIDGLIAAYPNVTAIDTAPILAQIQRTLAQVIGAVQFLFIFTLAAGVLVLYAALAGTRDERMRESALLRALGASHRQVRSVQVAEFVAVGALAGLMAALGAQGIGYVLASRVFEFHIDFNPWLVPAGVVAGIACAGLGGWLSLRRVLARPALQSLRDA; this comes from the coding sequence TTGAGCACGGCGGCCAACGACAAACCGGCGGCGAAAGCGTCGCACGCACCGCACCACACGCACCCGAGCGCCCGACTCGACTTCCTCCAGACCGTGCGCCAGTCGTGGCGCATGACCGCGCGCGACTGGCGCGCGGGCGAACTCACCATGCTGCTGCTTGCGCTCGTGCTGGCGGTCGCCGCGCTGTCGAGCGTCGGTTTTCTCGCGGATCGCATGCGGCAGGGGCTTGCCCGCGATGCGCGTCAGATGATCGCCGCGGATTTCGTCGTGCGCGCCGATCACCCCGTCGATCCGATGTTCGCGCAGGAAGCGCGTGCGCTCGGGCTGGACACGGCGGGCACGACCATCTTTCCGAGCATGGTCAGCTCGGGCGGGCAGACGCCGCTATCGCGGCTCGCGGCAATCAAGGGCGTGACGCCGGGCTATCCGTTGCGCGGCGCGCTGCGCATCGCGCCGGGCGCCGATGCCGCTGACGCGCCCGCGCAAGGCATTCCCGCGCCCGGCACCGTCTGGGTCGATCCTGCGCTGCTCGACGCGCTCAAGACGAAAGTCGGCGGCGCGGTAAAGGTCGGCACGCGCACCTTCACGGTCGCGGCGGTCATCACGCGGGAAATGGATCGCGGCTTCTCGTTCGTCAACTTCTCGCCGCGTCTCATGATGCGCGCCGACGAAATTGCGGGAACCGGGCTGATCGGCTATGGCAGCCGCGTCACGTACCGGCTGCTCGTGGCGGGGCTGGATGCGCAGGTCGAGCGGTTCGCGCAGTTCGCGCGCGGCAAGACCGACGGTGGCAAGCTGCGCGGGGTGGCGCTCGAATCGCTCTCGGACGGCCAGCCGCAAGTGCGGCAGACGATCGACCGCGCTAGCCACTTTCTCACGCTCGTTTCGCTCTTGACGGCACTGCTCGCGGCCGTCGCCATCGCCATGGCCGCGCACCGTTTCGCGCGACGGCATCTGGACGGCTGCGCGGCGATGCGCTGCCTCGGCGTCAGCCAGCGGACGCTGCGCGCGCTTTTCGTCAACGAATTTCTGGCGATCGGCGTGATCGGCAGCGTGGCGGGCATCGTGCTCGGGTTCATCGGGCATCTGGTGCTGCTGCATGCGCTCGGCTCGCTCGTCGATGTCGAGTTGCCGCAGGCGAGCGTCTGGCCGGCGTTGCAGGGTATCGCGATGGGCCTCGTGCTGCTGCTCGGCTTCGCGCTGCCGCCGCTTTTGCCGCTCACGCGCGTGCCGCCCGTCCACGTGATCCGCCGCGAACTGGGCGATGCGAGCCGCGTCGCGTATGCGGCGTATGGCGTCGGCGTACTGCTGTTCGCGGCGCTGCTCGTCATCGCGGCGGGCGAGCTGAAGCTCGGCGTGATCGTCGCCGGCGGGTTCGCGGCGGGGCTGCTGCTCTTCGGCGTCATCGCGCGCGCGGCGCTGTGGGCGGCGGCGCGCTTCGTGCGGCGCGAGAGGAGCCGCGCGGGCGTCGGCTGGCGCTATGCGCTCGCGTCGCTGGAGCGGCGCAGCGGCGGGAGCGCGCTGCAGATCACCGCGCTCGGCATCGGGCTGATGTGTCTCTTGCTGATCGGCATGACGCGCAACGATCTCATCAAGGGGTGGCGCGACGCTACGCCGCCGGATGCGCCCAATGAGTTCCTGATCGACATTCAGCCGGACCAGCGCGACGGCGTGCTCGCTTATCTGCACGGCCACGGCCAGCCCGACGCCGTGCTCTCGCCGATGGTGCGCGCGCGCCTCATCGCGATCAACGGGAAAGCGGTGAATCCCGACAGCTACGACAAGCCGGACGCCAAGCGGCTGGTGGACCGCGAGTTCAACCTGTCGTACACGACCGCGCTGCCCGACGACAATCGCGTGACGCAGGGCGCGTGGTATGGCACGAGCGGCAAGCCGCAGGTGTCGATGGAAGAGGGCATTGCGAAGACGATTCGCGTGAAGATGGGCGACATGCTGCGTTTCGACGTGGCGGGCCTGCCGGTGGAAGCGCCGGTCACCAGTCTGCGCAAGGTGGACTGGAATTCGTTCAAGGTGAACTTCTTCGTGCTGATGCCGCCCGAGGCGCTCGCGGACTTGCCTGCGACCTTCATCACGAGCTTCCATCTGCCCGCGAACGACCAGCGCATGATCGACGGCCTGATTGCCGCGTACCCGAACGTCACGGCTATCGACACCGCGCCGATTCTCGCGCAGATTCAGCGCACGCTCGCGCAGGTGATCGGCGCGGTGCAGTTCCTCTTCATCTTCACGCTCGCGGCGGGCGTGCTCGTGCTGTACGCGGCGCTCGCCGGCACGCGCGACGAGCGCATGCGCGAGTCGGCGCTGTTGCGCGCGCTCGGCGCATCGCACCGGCAAGTGCGCTCGGTGCAGGTCGCGGAGTTCGTCGCGGTCGGCGCGTTGGCGGGCCTCATGGCCGCGCTCGGCGCGCAGGGCATCGGCTACGTGCTCGCATCGCGCGTGTTCGAGTTCCATATCGATTTCAATCCGTGGCTCGTGCCGGCGGGCGTCGTCGCGGGCATTGCGTGCGCGGGGCTCGGCGGCTGGCTCAGCCTGCGGCGCGTGCTGGCGCGCCCGGCGCTGCAGTCGCTGCGGGACGCATAG
- a CDS encoding group II truncated hemoglobin, which translates to MSEVNQPASEDEATNQQRAPTAFELIGGEERLRALVDRFYDLMDLEPEFAGIRALHPPTLDNSRDKTFWFLCGWMGGPDHYISRFGHPRLRARHLPFAIASSERDQWLRCMAWAMQDIGLAEPLRERLLTSFFDTADWMRNRPG; encoded by the coding sequence ATGAGCGAAGTGAATCAACCGGCTTCCGAAGACGAAGCGACGAATCAACAACGAGCGCCGACCGCGTTCGAACTGATCGGCGGCGAAGAGCGCCTGCGCGCGCTCGTCGACCGTTTCTACGATTTGATGGATCTCGAGCCGGAGTTCGCGGGCATTCGCGCGCTGCATCCGCCGACGCTCGACAATTCGCGCGACAAGACCTTCTGGTTCCTGTGCGGCTGGATGGGCGGGCCGGATCACTACATCAGCCGCTTCGGGCATCCGCGGCTGCGGGCGCGGCATTTGCCGTTCGCCATCGCGTCGAGCGAGCGCGATCAATGGCTGCGCTGCATGGCGTGGGCGATGCAGGACATCGGCCTTGCCGAGCCGCTGCGCGAGCGTCTGCTTACATCCTTCTTCGATACCGCCGACTGGATGCGCAACCGTCCCGGCTGA
- a CDS encoding alanyl-tRNA editing protein, producing the protein MSTRALFREDAYQRRCEATVTAIDEAGIHLDKTVFYPLGGGQAGDAGTLTLADGTVIAIADTRKAKFEGATPDDAVHVPAPGQEDALAKLKVGDTVSAEIDWERRYRHMRLHTASHLICAVLPYPVDGCSITTDYARLDLATVEPIERETVEAKLRELVGGSHDVRTEWITDDEMAARPELVRTMSVKPPMGLGRVRLLRIQNVDLQPCGGTHVRNTGEIGTLRIAKLEKKSARTRRLVLELA; encoded by the coding sequence ATGAGCACACGCGCACTCTTTCGCGAGGACGCTTATCAAAGGCGCTGCGAGGCGACCGTCACCGCCATCGACGAGGCGGGCATCCATCTGGACAAGACAGTGTTCTATCCGCTCGGCGGCGGTCAGGCGGGCGATGCCGGGACGCTGACGCTCGCGGACGGCACGGTCATCGCCATCGCGGACACGCGCAAGGCCAAGTTCGAAGGCGCGACGCCCGACGATGCCGTGCATGTGCCCGCGCCCGGCCAGGAAGACGCGCTCGCGAAGCTGAAGGTCGGCGACACAGTGAGCGCCGAAATCGACTGGGAGCGGCGGTACCGGCACATGCGGCTGCACACGGCGAGCCACCTGATCTGCGCGGTGCTGCCGTATCCGGTGGATGGCTGCAGCATCACGACCGACTACGCGCGGCTCGATCTCGCGACCGTCGAGCCGATCGAGCGTGAAACGGTGGAGGCGAAGCTGCGCGAACTCGTCGGCGGTTCGCACGACGTGCGCACGGAATGGATCACCGACGACGAAATGGCCGCGCGCCCCGAACTCGTGCGCACCATGAGCGTGAAGCCGCCGATGGGCCTCGGCCGCGTGCGGCTTCTGCGCATCCAGAACGTGGACTTGCAGCCGTGCGGCGGCACGCATGTGCGCAATACCGGCGAGATCGGCACCTTGCGCATTGCCAAGCTGGAGAAGAAGAGCGCGCGCACGCGGCGGCTCGTGCTGGAGCTGGCTTGA
- a CDS encoding DUF924 family protein — protein sequence MTVLTGDPRARELLDFWFGTPGSPEFGTERRQWWTKKRAFDAMIAERFGSLIEAAQAGGLQAWEREPLSALALIVVLDQFSRNAYRNTPRAFAGDARALALARKLVEQGDDLRMPSPCHRAFVYTPFQHDETLPSQRESVRLFAKLRDDTGVASFHDSALRHAEVIERFGRFPHRNRILGRETLPAEEAWLAEHGGF from the coding sequence TTGACCGTCTTGACCGGCGATCCCCGCGCGCGTGAACTCCTCGATTTCTGGTTCGGCACGCCGGGTTCGCCCGAATTCGGCACCGAGCGCAGGCAGTGGTGGACCAAGAAGCGCGCATTCGACGCGATGATCGCGGAGCGCTTCGGCAGCCTGATCGAAGCAGCGCAGGCCGGCGGCTTGCAGGCGTGGGAGCGCGAGCCGCTTTCGGCGCTCGCGCTGATCGTGGTGCTCGATCAGTTCTCGCGCAATGCTTATCGAAATACGCCGCGCGCGTTCGCCGGCGACGCGCGGGCGCTCGCGCTCGCGAGGAAGCTGGTCGAGCAGGGCGACGATTTGCGGATGCCGAGCCCCTGTCACCGCGCCTTCGTGTACACGCCGTTCCAGCACGACGAAACGCTCCCGAGCCAGCGCGAATCCGTGCGCCTTTTCGCGAAACTGCGCGACGACACGGGCGTCGCGAGCTTTCACGACTCCGCGTTGAGGCACGCGGAAGTCATCGAACGGTTCGGGCGCTTTCCTCATCGGAACAGGATACTCGGGCGTGAGACGCTGCCCGCCGAAGAAGCGTGGCTCGCCGAGCACGGCGGCTTCTAG
- a CDS encoding DUF5672 family protein produces the protein MKDFSKITLVSVTGMPDATRAVYALTLSLRQMPGARAVLCSPHAPASLPPGIEHRKIAPLNYQEYSWFMMYALWRVVETEFALIVQDDGWVLDTANWSDDFLDYDYVGPTAHVGRIDTKDGTRWVTRYTWSAELGKPGQTVMPVINGGFCLRSRRMMRALIDHPEIRMTIPAPDTIGGDPLKVEWTNCALNEDVQLTCVLRPELEAVGLRFAPIEVCLRFGIEHAGAVHRDVDMTSLFGQHCKWRRLIGIDPPTIQYRTKRSIAERAFREMDIARMLEARGYQLRFAPEDL, from the coding sequence ATGAAAGACTTCAGCAAGATCACACTGGTTTCCGTGACAGGAATGCCCGACGCGACGCGCGCCGTCTACGCGCTCACGCTGAGTCTGCGCCAGATGCCCGGCGCGCGAGCCGTGCTGTGCAGCCCGCACGCGCCCGCGAGCTTGCCGCCCGGCATCGAGCATCGCAAGATCGCGCCGCTCAACTATCAGGAATACTCGTGGTTCATGATGTACGCGCTGTGGCGCGTCGTGGAGACGGAGTTCGCGCTGATCGTCCAGGACGACGGCTGGGTGCTCGATACCGCGAACTGGAGCGACGATTTCCTCGACTACGATTACGTCGGCCCGACCGCGCACGTCGGACGGATCGATACGAAAGACGGCACGCGCTGGGTCACGCGTTACACGTGGAGCGCGGAACTCGGCAAGCCCGGGCAGACCGTGATGCCGGTGATTAACGGCGGCTTTTGCTTGCGCAGCCGGCGCATGATGCGCGCACTCATCGACCATCCCGAGATCCGGATGACGATTCCCGCGCCCGACACCATTGGCGGCGATCCGCTCAAAGTGGAATGGACGAACTGCGCACTCAACGAAGACGTGCAGCTCACGTGCGTGCTGCGGCCCGAACTGGAAGCGGTCGGCCTGCGATTCGCGCCGATCGAGGTTTGTCTGCGCTTCGGGATCGAACACGCAGGGGCGGTGCATCGCGACGTCGACATGACGTCGCTCTTCGGACAGCACTGCAAATGGCGGCGGCTCATCGGCATCGATCCGCCGACGATTCAGTATCGGACGAAGCGCAGCATCGCCGAGCGGGCGTTTCGGGAAATGGATATTGCGCGCATGCTCGAAGCGCGCGGCTATCAGCTGCGCTTCGCGCCCGAAGACCTGTGA
- a CDS encoding SDR family oxidoreductase — protein sequence MSKVILITGASRGIGRSAAILAGARGWSVGVNYASNAQAADETVAAVQAAGGKAIAIAGDVRDEAAIIGMFDATERAFGKLDGVVNNAGIVAPGAPLADMDIERLKRIFDTNVLGAYLCAREAARRLSRTRGGHGGSLVNVSSAAARLGSPNEYVDYAGSKGAIDVLTIGLSKELGPQGVRVNAIRPGLIETDIHASGGKPDRAQVLGVQTPLGRAGTADEVGESIVWLLSDASSYVTGAILDVTGGR from the coding sequence ATGTCGAAAGTCATTCTGATCACCGGCGCGAGCCGTGGCATTGGCCGGTCGGCTGCGATTCTCGCGGGCGCGCGCGGCTGGTCGGTCGGCGTGAACTACGCGTCGAACGCGCAAGCCGCCGACGAAACCGTCGCGGCGGTGCAGGCGGCGGGCGGCAAGGCCATCGCGATTGCCGGCGACGTGCGCGACGAAGCCGCGATCATCGGCATGTTCGACGCCACCGAGCGAGCCTTCGGCAAGCTCGACGGCGTGGTGAACAACGCGGGCATCGTCGCGCCGGGCGCACCGTTGGCGGACATGGACATCGAGCGGCTGAAGCGCATCTTCGACACCAACGTGCTCGGCGCTTATCTGTGCGCGCGCGAGGCGGCGCGGCGTCTGTCGCGCACGCGCGGCGGCCACGGCGGTTCGCTCGTGAACGTGTCGTCGGCGGCGGCGCGGCTCGGGTCGCCGAACGAATACGTCGACTATGCGGGTTCCAAAGGCGCGATCGACGTGCTGACCATCGGGCTATCGAAGGAACTCGGCCCGCAAGGCGTGCGCGTCAACGCCATTCGCCCCGGCCTCATCGAAACCGACATTCACGCGAGCGGCGGCAAGCCGGACCGCGCGCAGGTGCTCGGCGTGCAGACGCCGCTCGGGCGCGCCGGCACCGCGGACGAAGTGGGAGAGTCGATCGTCTGGCTGCTCTCGGATGCGTCGTCGTATGTGACCGGCGCGATTCTGGATGTGACAGGCGGACGTTGA
- a CDS encoding TIGR00730 family Rossman fold protein: MKAVCVYCGSAPGARPVYAEAARAFGRALVEANLSLVYGGGRVGLMGLIADEVLAAGGRAVGVIPELLLAKEVGHTDLTELHVVPDMHERKKKMADLADAFVAMPGGVGTYEEFFEVYTWAQLGYHQKPVGLLDVNGYFDPLLAMLRHTIDEGFMRKPYLDMIQVAAEPKEMLAKLAAYTPPANDKWSEKRNAV, from the coding sequence ATGAAGGCAGTGTGTGTATATTGCGGCTCCGCGCCCGGAGCCCGCCCCGTCTATGCTGAAGCCGCGCGCGCGTTCGGTCGCGCGCTCGTGGAGGCGAACTTGTCGCTCGTGTACGGCGGAGGCCGCGTCGGGCTAATGGGCCTGATCGCCGATGAAGTGCTCGCCGCCGGCGGGCGCGCGGTCGGCGTGATTCCGGAACTGCTGCTCGCGAAGGAAGTCGGCCATACGGATCTCACCGAACTGCACGTCGTGCCCGACATGCACGAGCGCAAGAAGAAGATGGCCGATCTCGCCGATGCCTTCGTCGCCATGCCCGGCGGCGTCGGCACGTACGAAGAGTTCTTCGAGGTCTATACCTGGGCGCAGCTCGGCTATCACCAGAAGCCGGTCGGCCTGCTGGACGTCAACGGCTACTTCGACCCGCTTCTGGCGATGCTGCGACATACCATCGACGAGGGCTTCATGCGCAAGCCGTATCTGGACATGATTCAGGTAGCCGCCGAGCCGAAAGAGATGCTCGCGAAGCTCGCGGCCTACACGCCGCCCGCGAACGACAAGTGGTCCGAGAAACGCAACGCCGTCTAA
- a CDS encoding TetR/AcrR family transcriptional regulator, producing MEAKPPRRTRERILELSLKLFNDIGEPNVTTTTIAEEMEISPGNLYYHFRNKDDIINSIFAQFEQQIQKRLRFPDDHRPTIDEMWSYLQYMADFLWTYRFLYRDLNDLLARNRTLETHFKQIITHKVRFAQQLCEALVADQEMVATPAEIEVIATNIGVIATYWLSYQYVMNPRKYNDQEAIRAELHQVSVHIISIMAPYLRGRSRQLFDDLVSGKLPKREYADFLPPRDDAANAPKNETPKDSR from the coding sequence ATGGAAGCCAAACCTCCCCGCCGTACCCGCGAACGGATTCTCGAGCTGTCGCTGAAGTTGTTCAACGATATCGGCGAACCGAACGTCACTACGACGACGATCGCCGAAGAGATGGAAATCAGTCCAGGCAATCTGTACTACCATTTCCGCAACAAAGACGACATCATCAACAGCATCTTCGCGCAGTTCGAGCAGCAGATTCAGAAGCGTTTGCGCTTTCCGGACGATCACCGGCCGACCATCGACGAGATGTGGTCCTATCTGCAGTACATGGCCGATTTCCTCTGGACGTATCGCTTTCTCTACCGCGACCTGAACGACTTGCTCGCGCGCAATCGCACGCTGGAAACACACTTCAAGCAGATCATCACGCACAAGGTGCGCTTTGCGCAGCAGCTGTGCGAGGCGCTCGTCGCCGATCAGGAAATGGTCGCGACGCCCGCCGAGATCGAGGTCATTGCGACGAACATCGGCGTGATCGCGACGTACTGGCTCTCGTATCAGTACGTGATGAACCCGCGCAAGTACAACGATCAGGAAGCGATCCGCGCGGAGCTGCATCAGGTGAGCGTGCACATCATCTCGATCATGGCGCCGTATCTGCGCGGCCGCTCGCGCCAGCTTTTCGACGACCTCGTGTCCGGCAAGCTGCCCAAGCGCGAGTACGCGGACTTCCTGCCGCCGCGCGACGATGCCGCCAACGCACCGAAGAACGAAACACCGAAGGATTCCCGATAA
- a CDS encoding diacylglycerol kinase, producing the protein MTRRPLAQERAEANARTAAGRIIDPFDDEADASADSADTPPRATEPLGTDDLPFNPYKGNRGFTRAWHAMKNSIAGFRIAIREESAFRQELTLAAILLPCSLFVPVAPVERAALIASVLLVLIVELLNSSVEAAIDRISLERHELSKRAKDFGSAAVMVALAVCVLTWVMILWPLAPAFAAWLARLID; encoded by the coding sequence ATGACGCGTCGCCCGTTGGCGCAGGAACGCGCCGAAGCGAACGCCCGCACTGCGGCGGGCCGCATCATCGACCCGTTCGACGACGAAGCCGACGCGAGCGCCGATTCGGCCGATACGCCGCCGCGGGCGACCGAACCGCTCGGCACCGACGACCTGCCCTTCAATCCCTACAAGGGCAATCGCGGCTTCACGCGCGCCTGGCACGCGATGAAGAATTCGATCGCCGGTTTTCGCATCGCGATCCGCGAGGAAAGCGCGTTTCGCCAGGAACTGACGCTCGCCGCGATTCTGCTGCCGTGCAGTCTCTTCGTGCCGGTCGCGCCCGTCGAGCGCGCCGCGCTGATCGCGTCGGTGCTGCTCGTCCTGATCGTCGAGTTGCTCAATTCGAGCGTCGAAGCCGCCATCGACCGCATCTCGCTCGAACGGCACGAGTTGTCCAAGCGCGCGAAGGACTTTGGCAGCGCTGCCGTGATGGTCGCGCTCGCGGTCTGCGTGCTCACATGGGTCATGATTCTGTGGCCGCTCGCGCCGGCCTTCGCAGCGTGGCTGGCGCGTCTCATCGACTGA